The Pseudomonadota bacterium genome includes a window with the following:
- a CDS encoding EamA family transporter — MRPRDLFLAALVPTLWGLAFIAIKVGLETFTPAELVALRFLIAALPALFLARPAIAWPVLFSIGLFLFSGQFLLLFFGIAWGMPTGLASVVAQTQAFFTVLFAALVLGEHPSLRQSFGMLVALLGLVFMGFTVGGDFTAIGFAFTLAGAVSWAIGNVLVKRQGKVDMLALMAWASLVPVALATALSLSVDGAASFPERLLRLTWPGFAAVLYLGVLATVLTYVVWAGLLSRYSAATVAPFTLFIPFVGALSSWLVFGERFGPLRLAGMALVIAGVAVVVAPVDRLWAAIRPRPRPG, encoded by the coding sequence ATGCGCCCTCGCGACCTGTTCCTAGCGGCATTGGTGCCGACGCTGTGGGGGCTCGCCTTCATCGCCATCAAGGTCGGCCTCGAGACCTTCACGCCGGCCGAGCTCGTCGCCCTTCGCTTCCTCATCGCCGCGTTGCCGGCGCTGTTCTTGGCGCGACCGGCGATCGCCTGGCCGGTGCTTTTCAGCATCGGCCTCTTTTTGTTTTCGGGCCAATTCCTGCTGCTGTTCTTCGGCATCGCCTGGGGAATGCCGACCGGGCTCGCCTCGGTCGTGGCGCAGACGCAAGCGTTCTTCACCGTGCTCTTCGCGGCATTGGTGCTGGGCGAGCACCCATCGCTGCGACAGTCCTTCGGCATGCTGGTGGCGCTCCTCGGGCTGGTCTTCATGGGGTTCACGGTCGGCGGCGACTTCACCGCCATCGGCTTCGCCTTCACCCTTGCCGGCGCCGTCAGCTGGGCCATCGGCAACGTGCTGGTGAAGCGCCAGGGCAAGGTCGACATGCTGGCGTTGATGGCGTGGGCGAGCCTGGTTCCGGTGGCGCTCGCCACCGCACTCTCCTTGTCGGTGGACGGGGCTGCGTCTTTCCCCGAACGGCTCCTCCGTCTCACTTGGCCGGGCTTCGCCGCCGTACTCTATCTAGGCGTGCTTGCGACCGTGCTCACCTACGTGGTCTGGGCGGGCCTGCTCAGCCGGTACAGTGCGGCGACGGTGGCGCCGTTCACGCTCTTCATTCCGTTCGTGGGTGCCTTGTCGTCCTGGCTGGTATTCGGCGAACGCTTCGGGCCCTTGCGTCTTGCCGGCATGGCGCTGGTGATTGCCGGCGTCGCCGTGGTGGTGGCACCCGTCGATCGCCTGTGGGCGGCCATC